The following proteins come from a genomic window of Microtus ochrogaster isolate Prairie Vole_2 unplaced genomic scaffold, MicOch1.0 UNK1, whole genome shotgun sequence:
- the Bid gene encoding BH3-interacting domain death agonist has product MDSQVSNGSSLEAEHITNLLVFGFLQNSKYNFNQELEALSQELPVQVYLDADFEDELQTDGSRASRSFYHGRIQPDSESQESAIQNIARRLAQVGDEMDHRIQPTLVRQLAEQFMNTSLSEEDRRNCLARALDEMKTAFPRDMENEKAMLIMTLLLARNVAKHAPSLLHDVFRTTVTFINQNLFTYVRNLLRNEMD; this is encoded by the exons ATGGACTCTCAG GTCAGCAATGGCTCAAGCCTGGAGGCTGAGCACATCACAAACCTGCTGGTGTTTGGCTTTCTCCAAAACTCCAAGTATAATTTCAATCAAGAACTGGAGGCACTAAGTCAGGAACTGCCCGTGCAAGTTTACCTGGATGCGGACTTTGAGGATGAGCTGCAGACTGATGGTAGCCGAGCCAGCCGCTCCTTCTACCATGGAAGAATACAGCCAG ATTCTGAAAGTCAGGAGTCAGCCATTCAGAACATTGCCCGACGTCTTGCCCAGGTCGGCGATGAGATGGACCACAGAATCCAGCCCACACTGGTGAGGCAGCTGGCAGAGCAGTTCATGAACACCAGCCTGTCAGAGGAG GACAGACGGAACTGCCTGGCCAGAGCCCTGGATGAGATGAAGACGGCTTTTCCTAGAGACATGGAGAATGAAAAGGCCATGCTGATAATGACCTTGCTGTTGGCCAGAAATGTGGCCAAGCATGCACCATCCTTACTCCATGATGTCTTCCGCACGACAGTGACCTTTATTAACCAGAATTTATTCACCTACGTGAGGAACTTGCTTAGAAAT